One stretch of Euphorbia lathyris chromosome 7, ddEupLath1.1, whole genome shotgun sequence DNA includes these proteins:
- the LOC136201283 gene encoding 11-beta-hydroxysteroid dehydrogenase B, with protein MMDLFNSVLNWVAPPATLVMLACSWPALAFLNTCEWLYTSFYSENMEDKVVLITGASSGIGEQIAYEYAKKKANLVLIARRENRLRGISEKARLIGAKHVMIMAADVVKEDDCRRFVNETINLFGRVDHLVNTASLGHTFYLEEVTDSSVFPHLLDINFWGNVYPTFVALPYLHQSNGRIVVNAAVENWLPLPRMSLYAAAKAAVINFYESLRFELNGDIGITLATHGWIGSEMGRGKFRVDEGAEMQWIEEREVPAGGGPVEEYAKMIVDGACRGNNYVKFPSWYDIFLLYRVFAPRVLNWTFRFLLASHTGRRMSLVGTGRNLIEGSPPRKLLTGSGPPSPGPLQMQKFE; from the exons ATGATGGATTTGTTCAACTCAGTGCTGAATTGGGTGGCGCCTCCGGCGACTTTGGTGATGCTAGCCTGTTCTTGGCCAGCTTTGGCCTTTTTAAATACCTGTGAGTGGCTTTACACTTCGTTTTACAGTGAGAATATGGAGGATAAAGTTGTTCTTATTACTGGTGCTTCTTCCGGCATTGGAGAG CAAATTGCATATGAATATGCGAAAAAGAAAGCAAATCTTGTGTTAATTGCGAGAAGAGAAAACAGACTTCGAGGAATCAGCGAGAAAGCTAGACTTATTGGAGCTAAACATGTTATGATCATGGCTGCTGACGTTGTCAAAGAAGATGATTGTCGGAGATTCGTCAATGAGACCATTAATCTCTTCGGCCGTG TTGATCATCTAGTCAACACAGCAAGTCTTGGACATACATTCTATCTCGAAGAAGTTACCGATTCTTCTGTGTTTCCACATTTACTG GATATTAACTTTTGGGGAAATGTGTATCCGACGTTCGTTGCCCTACCGTATCTTCATCAGTCGAATGGAAGAATAGTTGTGAATGCGGCAGTAGAAAACTGGTTACCTCTGCCCCGAATGAGCCTATATGCT GCTGCAAAAGCTGCGGTGATAAACTTTTACGAGTCGTTGAGATTTGAATTGAATGGTGACATTGGAATAACACTTGCAACACACGGTTGGATCGGAAGCGAAATGGGTAGAGGCAAGTTCCGGGTAGATGAAGGAGCAGAAATGCAATGGATAGAAGAAAGAGAA GTGCCAGCTGGCGGCGGTCCAGTGGAAGAGTATGCGAAGATGATAGTAGACGGAGCATGCCGAGGAAATAACTACGTGAAATTCCCAAGCTGGTATGATATATTTCTGCTGTATAGGGTATTTGCACCTAGAGTTCTGAATTGGACATTCCGGTTTCTACTGGCGTCGCATACGGGAAGACGGATGTCTTTGGTCGGGACGGGGAGAAATCTAATAGAAGGTAGTCCTCCTAGAAAACTGCTTACTGGTAGTGGTCCTCCGAGTCCTGGTCCCTTGCAGATGCAGAAATTTGAATGA